The Aphelocoma coerulescens isolate FSJ_1873_10779 chromosome 2, UR_Acoe_1.0, whole genome shotgun sequence genome contains a region encoding:
- the UPP1 gene encoding uridine phosphorylase 1 isoform X1 yields the protein MRYKTYMAPGSSNEKKTDDGQASKENFIHLCNPHLEKMKEDILYHFALGTGTHDFPTLFGDVKFVCVGGSPSRMKAFIAYIAEELGLGGAGCDYPNICAGTDRYAMYKVGPVLSVSHGMGIPSISIMLHELIKLLYHAKCSDITIIRIGTSGGIGLEPGSVVITRQSVDATFKPQLEQVVLGKTVIRSTNLDEQLAKELMQCSKEIGQFNTVIGNTMCTLDFYEGQGRLDGAICLYDEEEKLQYLKNAYDSGVRNIEMESSVFAAMCNLSGVKAAVVCVTLLNRLEGDQITSSHDILVEYQQRPQKLVGYFIKKSLGKV from the exons AGAGAATTTCATTCATCTCTGCAACCCTCACctggagaaaatgaaagaagacaTCCTGTATCATTTTGCTCTTGGGACTGGTACCCATGATTTTCCAACATTGTTTGGGGATGTAAAG TTTGTGTGTGTTGGAGGAAGTCCTTCCCGGATGAAAGCTTTTATCGCGTACATTGCGGAGGAGCTGGGGCTCGGAGGCGCCGGCTGTGACTACCCCAACATCTGCGCGGGCACCGACCGCTATGCAATGTACAAAGTGGGGCCCGTTTTGTCCGTCAGT catGGTATGGGCATTCCTTCTATTTCTATCATGTTGCACGAGCTGATCAAACTGTTGTATCATGCCAAGTGTTCCGACATAACCATCATTCGTATTGGCACCTCTGGTGGAATAG gtctggagccaggctctgtggTTATAACTAGGCAGTCTGTAGATGCCACCTTCAAACCTCAGTTGGAACAGGTTGTCCTGGGAAAGACAGTAATCCGCAGCACTAACCTGGATGAACAGCTGGCTAAGGAACTGATGCAGTGCAGTAAAGAAATCGGTCAGTTCAATACAGTCATTGGAAACACCATGTGCACTTTGGATTTCTATGAAG GACAGGGCAGGTTGGATGGTGCAATCTGCTTATatgatgaagaagaaaaacttcaATATTTGAAGAATGCTTATGATTCTGGTGTCAGAAACATTGAGATGGAATCTTCTGTATTTGCTGCTATGTGTAATCTCAGTGGTGTCAAAG CTGCCGTAGTGTGTGTCACTCTTCTGAATCGGCTTGAAGGGGATCAGATCACCAGCTCACATGATATCCTTGTGGAGTACCAGCAGAGGCCACAGAAGTTAGTGGGATATTTCATTAAGAAAAGTCTTGGGAAAGTATGA
- the UPP1 gene encoding uridine phosphorylase 1 isoform X2 — protein sequence MAPGSSNEKKTDDGQASKENFIHLCNPHLEKMKEDILYHFALGTGTHDFPTLFGDVKFVCVGGSPSRMKAFIAYIAEELGLGGAGCDYPNICAGTDRYAMYKVGPVLSVSHGMGIPSISIMLHELIKLLYHAKCSDITIIRIGTSGGIGLEPGSVVITRQSVDATFKPQLEQVVLGKTVIRSTNLDEQLAKELMQCSKEIGQFNTVIGNTMCTLDFYEGQGRLDGAICLYDEEEKLQYLKNAYDSGVRNIEMESSVFAAMCNLSGVKAAVVCVTLLNRLEGDQITSSHDILVEYQQRPQKLVGYFIKKSLGKV from the exons AGAGAATTTCATTCATCTCTGCAACCCTCACctggagaaaatgaaagaagacaTCCTGTATCATTTTGCTCTTGGGACTGGTACCCATGATTTTCCAACATTGTTTGGGGATGTAAAG TTTGTGTGTGTTGGAGGAAGTCCTTCCCGGATGAAAGCTTTTATCGCGTACATTGCGGAGGAGCTGGGGCTCGGAGGCGCCGGCTGTGACTACCCCAACATCTGCGCGGGCACCGACCGCTATGCAATGTACAAAGTGGGGCCCGTTTTGTCCGTCAGT catGGTATGGGCATTCCTTCTATTTCTATCATGTTGCACGAGCTGATCAAACTGTTGTATCATGCCAAGTGTTCCGACATAACCATCATTCGTATTGGCACCTCTGGTGGAATAG gtctggagccaggctctgtggTTATAACTAGGCAGTCTGTAGATGCCACCTTCAAACCTCAGTTGGAACAGGTTGTCCTGGGAAAGACAGTAATCCGCAGCACTAACCTGGATGAACAGCTGGCTAAGGAACTGATGCAGTGCAGTAAAGAAATCGGTCAGTTCAATACAGTCATTGGAAACACCATGTGCACTTTGGATTTCTATGAAG GACAGGGCAGGTTGGATGGTGCAATCTGCTTATatgatgaagaagaaaaacttcaATATTTGAAGAATGCTTATGATTCTGGTGTCAGAAACATTGAGATGGAATCTTCTGTATTTGCTGCTATGTGTAATCTCAGTGGTGTCAAAG CTGCCGTAGTGTGTGTCACTCTTCTGAATCGGCTTGAAGGGGATCAGATCACCAGCTCACATGATATCCTTGTGGAGTACCAGCAGAGGCCACAGAAGTTAGTGGGATATTTCATTAAGAAAAGTCTTGGGAAAGTATGA